A single Nostoc sp. PCC 7107 DNA region contains:
- a CDS encoding DNA-formamidopyrimidine glycosylase encodes MPELPEVETVRRGLNQLTLNQNITGGDVLLNRTIAYPFSVDEFIHEIKGSAIMTWHRRGKYLLSELSSSAGYLGVHLRMTGQLLWLHRDEPLHKHTRVRIFFGDQQELRFVDQRTFGQMWWVPPKVAVESVMTGLAKLAADPFSPEFTVEYLAAKLQNRRRPIKTALLDQSVVAGLGNIYADEALFKCGVLPETLCTDLQLKQIQQLRQVIIEVLETSIAAGGTTFSNFLNVKGINGNYGGVAWVYNRTGEPCRVCSNVIQRIKLGGRSSHFCPQCQR; translated from the coding sequence ATGCCTGAACTGCCTGAAGTTGAAACAGTCCGCCGGGGTCTAAATCAATTGACCCTAAATCAAAACATTACGGGTGGAGATGTGTTGCTAAATCGCACCATCGCCTACCCGTTTTCTGTAGATGAGTTTATTCATGAAATCAAAGGTAGTGCCATAATGACTTGGCATCGCCGTGGTAAATATCTCCTCTCTGAACTATCCTCTTCTGCTGGCTACCTTGGTGTACATTTGCGGATGACTGGTCAATTATTATGGCTGCACCGTGATGAACCATTGCACAAGCACACAAGAGTCAGAATATTTTTTGGGGATCAACAAGAATTGCGCTTTGTTGACCAACGCACATTCGGTCAAATGTGGTGGGTTCCGCCTAAAGTTGCGGTAGAAAGTGTGATGACTGGTTTAGCTAAACTAGCAGCCGACCCATTTTCCCCAGAATTCACTGTCGAGTATCTCGCAGCTAAACTGCAAAACCGTCGCCGTCCAATTAAAACTGCATTATTAGACCAATCTGTCGTAGCAGGATTAGGTAACATCTACGCCGATGAAGCATTATTTAAATGTGGCGTGTTACCAGAAACTTTGTGTACAGATTTGCAGCTAAAGCAAATTCAGCAGCTACGCCAAGTCATCATTGAAGTCTTAGAAACCAGCATTGCAGCTGGCGGTACAACCTTTAGTAACTTCCTCAACGTCAAGGGGATCAACGGTAACTATGGTGGTGTCGCCTGGGTTTACAACCGTACTGGGGAACCTTGCCGAGTTTGTAGTAATGTCATTCAGCGAATTAAATTAGGTGGGCGTTCTAGTCATTTCTGCCCCCAGTGTCAGCGTTAA
- a CDS encoding NAD(P)H-quinone oxidoreductase subunit O: MPVKKGDIVRAVREKLENSVEAKASDTRFPAYLFETQGEVVDIKGDYAFVKFGQVPTPNIWLRLDQLEEFK, translated from the coding sequence ATGCCAGTCAAAAAAGGAGACATCGTTCGCGCTGTCCGCGAAAAGCTAGAAAATAGTGTCGAAGCCAAAGCCAGTGATACACGTTTTCCGGCTTACTTGTTTGAAACTCAGGGTGAAGTTGTGGATATTAAAGGTGATTATGCCTTTGTGAAGTTCGGACAAGTACCAACGCCAAATATTTGGTTACGTTTAGACCAGTTGGAAGAATTTAAGTAA
- the mdh gene encoding malate dehydrogenase, with the protein MSSSILCHLPRVTIIGAGRVGSTLAQRIAEKNLADVILLDILEGMPQGLALDLMEARGIEIHNRQIIGTNNYADTAGSEIVVITAGLPRKPGMSRDDLLRTNAKIVVEAAKNAIAHSPNAIFIVVTNPLDVMTYLAWQATGLSRSRIMGMAGVLDSARFETFIALELGVLPADVKAMVLGSHGDLMVPLSHYATVNGIPLTELLDAATIERLIERTRNGGAEIVELMQTGGAFFAPASATSLMVESILLNQSRLLPIATYLQGEYGLNDVVIGVPCRLGCAGIESIVELNLSDSEHEALQTSAKSVRKNIERSQEILAAQS; encoded by the coding sequence ATGTCTTCCTCTATACTTTGCCATTTACCGCGCGTCACCATTATTGGTGCTGGTAGAGTTGGTAGCACTCTCGCTCAACGTATTGCTGAGAAAAATTTAGCAGATGTGATCTTACTCGATATCCTTGAGGGTATGCCTCAAGGGTTGGCATTGGATTTAATGGAGGCTAGGGGAATTGAAATACATAACCGTCAGATTATCGGTACCAATAATTACGCTGATACTGCTGGTTCGGAAATTGTGGTGATAACTGCTGGACTTCCCCGTAAACCAGGGATGAGTCGGGATGATTTGCTGAGAACTAACGCCAAGATTGTTGTCGAAGCAGCGAAAAATGCGATCGCTCATTCTCCCAATGCTATTTTTATTGTCGTCACCAACCCTTTAGATGTGATGACTTATTTAGCTTGGCAAGCGACAGGGTTATCTCGTAGTCGCATTATGGGTATGGCTGGAGTTTTAGACTCAGCTAGATTTGAAACTTTCATCGCTTTAGAATTGGGTGTGTTACCTGCGGATGTGAAAGCGATGGTATTAGGTAGCCACGGTGATTTGATGGTTCCTTTATCACATTATGCCACAGTTAACGGCATTCCTCTCACAGAATTATTAGATGCAGCGACAATTGAGCGATTAATAGAAAGAACCCGCAACGGTGGTGCAGAAATTGTGGAATTGATGCAGACAGGTGGTGCATTTTTTGCCCCTGCATCTGCAACAAGTTTAATGGTGGAATCAATATTATTAAATCAATCGCGTTTGTTACCAATAGCGACTTATTTACAAGGCGAATACGGTTTAAATGATGTGGTAATTGGTGTGCCTTGTCGCTTAGGTTGCGCTGGTATAGAAAGTATTGTGGAATTAAATTTAAGTGATAGCGAACACGAAGCTTTGCAGACTTCGGCTAAATCTGTGCGAAAAAATATCGAGCGATCGCAAGAAATTTTAGCAGCACAGTCATAA
- a CDS encoding DUF1802 family protein yields MNPLFSLPTALCLHAPEIEALIQGQTIAAMPKMFIRPGQRFALYPAQSLQSSLPFERYYRLHLDATNKSNIKAWAKCELCQILDETKPLDILSKLTIFSPAALKGIIQQQQNIFLAYLRVYKLASYQELTSNSNIQDKIGKFVSLPSSLTVTEELPVLSDRTFAQRKQQLEKLEPPLHPELEELQSALASIAITNPAAKSLDDDIKVFLGWSSIQQRQKPNHDLAWINKIAALGNRSKQEDEVKSNYQAGTDFENIVRDSLKFIGFTVDHTHKGGAGGLDLFCSKPYPLFGECKAGKKIPNDTAVQLLNLGSLHRLDVFNQAVKLIIGPGEPTNQLKDAATVHSMAIINPETLEKLVKLQSTYRNSVDLFKLRQYLKPGQSDEEVEKYIEQIYTAINLRSQIITALKELAEQDNESSRAIHHKFTVTEIRAHYNAKHNPKLNDDIVHDLLIELSSPLTGYLGREKGTDWKSDRFYFLRELSINSSY; encoded by the coding sequence ATGAATCCGCTGTTTTCACTGCCAACAGCTTTGTGTTTACATGCCCCTGAAATTGAAGCCTTAATTCAGGGGCAAACAATAGCAGCTATGCCCAAGATGTTTATTCGTCCTGGGCAGAGATTTGCTCTTTATCCAGCACAAAGTTTACAAAGTTCATTACCGTTTGAGAGATACTATCGTTTACATCTGGATGCTACTAATAAATCGAATATTAAAGCTTGGGCTAAATGTGAACTTTGCCAAATTTTAGATGAAACTAAACCATTAGATATTTTGTCTAAATTAACAATATTTTCACCAGCAGCTTTAAAGGGAATAATTCAGCAGCAACAGAATATTTTCTTAGCTTATTTGCGTGTCTATAAATTAGCTAGTTATCAAGAATTAACAAGTAACTCGAATATTCAAGATAAAATAGGTAAATTTGTTAGTCTACCAAGTTCTCTAACTGTAACTGAAGAATTACCAGTATTAAGCGATCGCACCTTCGCCCAACGCAAACAGCAATTAGAAAAATTAGAACCACCATTACACCCTGAACTAGAGGAATTGCAGAGTGCGTTAGCTTCTATTGCAATTACTAACCCAGCTGCGAAAAGTTTAGATGATGATATTAAAGTATTTTTAGGTTGGAGTAGTATTCAGCAGAGGCAGAAACCTAATCACGATTTAGCTTGGATTAATAAAATTGCAGCATTGGGTAATCGTAGTAAACAAGAAGATGAGGTCAAGAGCAATTATCAAGCTGGGACAGATTTTGAAAATATAGTGCGTGATAGCCTCAAATTTATAGGTTTTACTGTTGATCATACTCATAAAGGTGGTGCTGGTGGTTTAGATTTATTTTGTTCTAAACCATATCCTCTTTTTGGGGAATGTAAAGCAGGAAAAAAAATTCCCAATGATACAGCAGTACAACTATTAAACTTAGGAAGCCTACATCGCTTAGATGTTTTCAATCAAGCTGTTAAATTAATCATTGGCCCTGGCGAACCAACAAACCAACTTAAAGACGCTGCTACAGTACATAGTATGGCTATTATTAACCCAGAAACTCTTGAAAAACTAGTCAAACTCCAAAGCACTTATCGCAACTCAGTAGACTTATTTAAACTCAGACAATATCTAAAACCTGGTCAATCTGATGAAGAAGTTGAAAAATATATCGAACAAATTTATACTGCAATAAATTTGCGATCGCAGATTATCACAGCACTAAAAGAATTAGCTGAACAAGATAATGAAAGTTCAAGAGCCATACACCATAAATTTACAGTAACAGAAATTCGCGCCCACTATAATGCCAAACATAATCCTAAACTAAATGATGATATAGTTCATGATTTACTGATTGAACTTTCATCACCATTAACAGGCTATTTAGGTAGGGAAAAAGGAACTGATTGGAAGAGCGATCGCTTTTATTTTCTCCGTGAACTATCTATTAACTCCAGCTACTAA
- a CDS encoding IS4 family transposase — MLPKFYQNCFQNVLTPAQYKMLEILLMLLQFHKTVTIEKLATVFPQPIKFESRRRSIQRFLLLPQLSIPYLWFPLLKRWVKNSLKRGEKRLIFAIDRTQWRSQNVFVISLIEQKRAIPVYWLLLPKKGCSNLGEQKKLIRPLLQLFKGYQMLVLGDREFHSIKLANWLHSKGIDFVLRQKQGTYIRQENQSHQRLQSLGLTPGISFFLTGIQATKQKGFANFNLAGYYKRKYRGVVEPAGWFLLTNLDSLKDAIKAFKLRSGIEAMFKDCKTGGYNLESTYADGQRLIALILLIAIAYTCAILVGRNSRSSGLQKYVGRLKELQRLHRRHSAFWIGLYGQLWVGAMEFWADLAHELMRLKPSKLPYFQQGLRAMTLIQSAL, encoded by the coding sequence ATGTTACCTAAATTCTACCAAAACTGCTTTCAAAATGTACTGACACCCGCACAGTACAAGATGCTAGAAATCTTACTAATGCTATTGCAATTTCATAAAACTGTGACAATTGAGAAACTAGCAACAGTATTTCCACAACCGATAAAATTTGAAAGTCGGAGGCGGAGTATACAAAGATTTTTACTACTACCTCAGTTGTCGATTCCATATCTGTGGTTTCCCCTGCTCAAACGATGGGTGAAAAATAGTCTGAAAAGAGGAGAGAAACGGCTAATATTTGCGATTGATAGAACACAATGGCGTTCACAAAATGTATTTGTAATTAGTTTAATAGAACAAAAAAGAGCAATACCTGTGTACTGGCTATTGTTACCTAAAAAAGGATGTAGCAATTTGGGAGAGCAGAAAAAATTAATTCGTCCACTATTGCAGTTATTTAAGGGATATCAAATGCTGGTACTGGGAGATAGAGAATTCCACAGTATAAAACTAGCAAATTGGTTACATAGCAAGGGCATTGACTTTGTATTGCGTCAGAAACAAGGTACTTATATTCGGCAAGAAAACCAATCACACCAACGCTTACAATCTTTGGGATTAACTCCTGGCATCTCGTTTTTTTTGACAGGGATTCAAGCAACTAAACAGAAAGGGTTTGCCAATTTTAATCTCGCCGGATATTACAAGCGCAAATATCGTGGAGTTGTTGAGCCTGCTGGCTGGTTTTTATTAACTAACCTTGATAGTCTCAAAGATGCCATTAAAGCATTTAAGTTGCGGAGTGGTATCGAAGCCATGTTTAAAGATTGTAAAACTGGAGGGTATAATCTCGAATCTACTTATGCTGATGGTCAACGTTTGATAGCACTGATTTTATTAATTGCTATTGCCTATACTTGTGCTATTTTAGTTGGTCGTAATTCTCGCTCCTCTGGACTACAAAAATATGTTGGTCGTCTGAAGGAGTTACAACGATTGCACCGCCGACATAGTGCTTTTTGGATTGGTTTGTATGGTCAGTTATGGGTAGGGGCAATGGAATTTTGGGCTGATTTAGCTCATGAATTGATGCGCCTCAAGCCCAGTAAACTGCCATATTTTCAACAAGGTCTACGGGCTATGACTCTTATCCAGTCTGCTTTATAA
- a CDS encoding Nif11-like leader peptide family natural product precursor — MYYQIWNFFLRDDKYFYWKEKVNGTQHFDHDMWQKIIDFLLLVEQNFSLKAQLGETDSIEPFINLAKENGYNLTPEALAWFVVTRKQIWDLFDMAQKNPSLKNKLLASKNPQQFIKIAQNNGYQFSVEELSWLLIEIKCSPELVSINNSVGEILTVSNYGKIEIGYWIWLAEYWGIVPPFCHINKSENLLKQNTRNPFLLDQCFLPKSYFNQRLISVI, encoded by the coding sequence ATGTATTATCAAATCTGGAATTTTTTCTTGAGAGATGATAAGTATTTCTATTGGAAAGAAAAAGTCAATGGCACCCAACATTTTGACCATGATATGTGGCAAAAGATTATTGATTTTTTATTACTAGTAGAGCAGAATTTTTCCCTCAAAGCTCAATTAGGAGAAACTGACAGTATTGAACCATTTATTAATTTGGCCAAAGAAAATGGTTACAACTTAACACCAGAGGCGCTGGCATGGTTTGTTGTCACCAGAAAGCAGATTTGGGATCTGTTTGATATGGCACAAAAAAACCCATCTTTGAAGAACAAATTACTTGCCTCCAAAAACCCCCAACAGTTTATTAAAATAGCTCAAAATAATGGCTATCAATTTTCAGTAGAAGAATTATCTTGGCTATTAATTGAAATTAAATGTTCGCCAGAATTAGTTTCCATAAATAATAGTGTAGGAGAAATACTCACAGTATCAAATTACGGTAAAATCGAAATAGGATACTGGATTTGGTTAGCAGAGTATTGGGGAATTGTGCCACCATTTTGTCATATAAATAAGTCAGAAAATCTGCTTAAACAAAATACGCGTAATCCATTTTTGCTTGACCAGTGCTTTTTACCCAAGAGCTACTTTAATCAGCGATTGATCAGTGTGATTTAA
- a CDS encoding glucose-6-phosphate isomerase: protein MDAIALWQRYQDWLYFHEGLGLYLDVSRMRFDDAFVESLRPKFDKAFRDMAELEKGAIANPDENRMVGHYWLRNPDLAPTPELTQEIVQTLEQIEAFAEKVQTGAIHPPRANRFTDIISIGIGGSALGPEFVSEALASDFPPLKIHFIDNTDPAGIDRILNQLRNSLASTLVLVISKSGGTPEPRNGMIEVKKAYAGHNLDFAQYAVAITSHGSNLDKIAQSEGWLATFPMYDWVGGRTSEMSTVGLVPAALQGIDIRAMLDGAKEMDDATRIPDIKNNPAALLALSWYYAGDGKGKKDMVVLPYKDSLALFSRYLQQLVMESLGKEQDLDGNIVHQGIAVYGNKGSTDQHAYVQQLRDGVPNFFATLIEVLEDRHGQSPEIDPGVTSGDYLSGFLQGTRKALYENQRDSITITIPQVNARTVGALIALYDRAVGFYGNLVNVNAYHQPGVEAGKKAAAAILDLQTKVVAVLQAEKTPLSLAEIAKKAGAAEEVEAIYKILRHLNVNQRGVVLQGNLGEPGRLKASLS, encoded by the coding sequence ATGGATGCAATAGCACTTTGGCAAAGATACCAAGATTGGTTATATTTCCACGAGGGATTAGGACTGTATTTAGATGTAAGTCGGATGCGCTTTGATGATGCCTTCGTGGAATCATTGCGTCCGAAGTTTGACAAGGCTTTTAGGGATATGGCGGAATTAGAGAAAGGTGCGATCGCCAATCCCGACGAGAACCGCATGGTTGGACATTACTGGCTGCGAAACCCTGATTTAGCACCCACTCCCGAACTGACACAAGAAATTGTCCAAACCCTGGAACAAATTGAAGCCTTTGCCGAAAAAGTCCAAACAGGTGCAATACATCCTCCGCGAGCCAATCGCTTTACTGATATCATCTCCATTGGTATTGGTGGTTCTGCCCTTGGCCCCGAATTTGTTTCTGAAGCCCTCGCTTCCGATTTTCCTCCGCTCAAGATTCACTTTATTGACAATACCGATCCCGCAGGTATTGACCGCATCCTTAACCAATTACGCAACAGCCTCGCCAGCACGTTAGTTTTGGTAATCTCCAAATCTGGAGGTACACCAGAACCCCGCAACGGCATGATTGAAGTAAAAAAAGCCTACGCTGGACATAATCTCGATTTTGCTCAATATGCTGTAGCCATTACCAGCCATGGTAGTAATTTAGATAAAATTGCCCAGTCTGAAGGTTGGTTAGCCACATTCCCCATGTATGACTGGGTTGGAGGACGCACCTCAGAAATGTCGACAGTGGGTTTAGTACCAGCAGCATTACAAGGCATTGATATACGTGCCATGCTAGATGGTGCAAAAGAGATGGATGATGCAACCCGCATCCCCGATATCAAAAACAACCCAGCTGCTTTGTTGGCTTTGTCCTGGTACTATGCTGGCGACGGTAAAGGCAAAAAAGATATGGTTGTCCTACCTTACAAGGACAGCTTGGCACTCTTCAGCCGCTATTTGCAGCAGCTGGTAATGGAGTCCTTGGGTAAGGAACAAGATTTAGACGGTAATATTGTTCATCAAGGTATTGCCGTTTATGGTAACAAAGGTTCAACAGACCAACACGCTTATGTTCAACAGTTGCGTGATGGTGTACCAAATTTCTTTGCTACTTTAATCGAAGTTTTGGAAGATCGTCATGGCCAATCTCCAGAAATAGATCCTGGAGTTACATCTGGTGATTATCTCTCCGGTTTTCTTCAAGGAACTCGGAAAGCTCTTTATGAAAATCAGCGCGATTCAATTACTATAACTATCCCTCAAGTTAATGCTCGCACAGTCGGGGCTTTAATTGCTTTGTATGACCGTGCAGTTGGTTTCTATGGCAACTTAGTTAACGTTAACGCCTACCACCAACCAGGAGTAGAAGCAGGTAAAAAAGCCGCTGCTGCTATCCTTGATCTGCAAACTAAAGTAGTTGCTGTTTTGCAAGCTGAAAAAACACCTCTTTCTTTGGCCGAAATTGCTAAGAAAGCTGGTGCGGCTGAAGAAGTGGAAGCAATTTACAAGATTCTGCGTCACTTAAACGTAAACCAGCGCGGTGTAGTGTTACAAGGAAATCTTGGTGAACCTGGTAGATTGAAAGCTTCCCTTAGTTGA
- a CDS encoding branched-chain amino acid ABC transporter permease, with amino-acid sequence MVDYLIFLAISTAIFALFGLGLNLQWGFTGLINFGHIAFMTLGAYTTVLLSLKGVPLLISAVIGAVVAALLGLLIGFATLRLREDYLAIVTIGTGELIRLVVNNQELPVGDTWVSGAFGVQSYTIPFSTEANLITRLVMIALLTLLAVVTFFVLWRWIRTAQRFLVADTAKKTSSKQELASRLGVGIVLGLLTGAIYISGVIGLYNNNPKAGFMLLSLLVLAFVFWRLEILVRSPWGRVLKAIREDEEIPKALGKNVFWYKIQSLMLGGAIAGVAGAFFAWQLSAIYPDNFQPQLTFDAWIMVILGGSGNNIGTILGAVIYFAYDAITREVLPRIIPLDEARLGAFRIMVIGLILMVLMIWRPQGILGKKEELTLGK; translated from the coding sequence ATGGTTGATTATTTAATTTTTCTGGCAATTTCTACGGCGATTTTTGCTCTGTTTGGTCTAGGACTGAATTTACAGTGGGGCTTTACGGGGTTGATTAATTTTGGTCATATTGCTTTTATGACCTTGGGAGCATATACAACAGTATTGTTAAGTTTAAAAGGTGTTCCTTTACTGATATCAGCAGTTATTGGGGCAGTGGTAGCGGCTCTGTTGGGCTTGTTAATTGGTTTTGCGACTCTGCGTTTGCGAGAAGATTATCTGGCGATCGTTACTATTGGTACAGGTGAACTGATTCGCTTGGTGGTGAATAACCAAGAATTACCCGTAGGTGATACCTGGGTATCTGGGGCGTTTGGGGTGCAAAGTTATACTATCCCCTTCTCTACAGAAGCAAATTTGATCACTCGCCTAGTCATGATTGCTTTACTGACGTTGTTGGCGGTTGTGACTTTTTTCGTATTGTGGCGATGGATTCGCACAGCCCAAAGATTTTTAGTGGCGGATACTGCTAAAAAAACTAGCAGTAAGCAAGAACTCGCCTCACGTTTAGGGGTGGGTATTGTTTTGGGTTTGTTGACAGGAGCAATTTATATTTCTGGTGTGATTGGATTGTATAATAACAACCCCAAAGCTGGTTTTATGTTGTTGTCGCTGTTGGTGTTGGCGTTTGTTTTTTGGCGGTTAGAAATATTAGTGCGATCGCCTTGGGGTCGAGTCTTAAAAGCTATCCGCGAAGATGAAGAAATCCCCAAAGCTTTAGGTAAAAATGTTTTTTGGTACAAAATCCAATCTCTGATGTTGGGAGGTGCGATCGCAGGTGTGGCTGGTGCTTTTTTTGCTTGGCAATTAAGTGCAATTTATCCTGATAACTTCCAACCGCAGCTAACCTTTGACGCTTGGATTATGGTAATTTTAGGCGGTTCTGGTAATAATATCGGCACCATCTTAGGTGCTGTTATTTACTTTGCTTACGATGCCATTACTAGAGAAGTTTTACCCAGAATTATTCCTTTAGATGAAGCGCGTCTGGGTGCATTTCGGATTATGGTAATTGGTTTAATTTTAATGGTGCTAATGATTTGGCGACCTCAAGGTATCTTAGGGAAAAAGGAGGAACTCACCCTTGGTAAATAA
- a CDS encoding ABC transporter ATP-binding protein, translating to MVNNQSPPLPLLAASGLCKSFGGIKAVNEAKIEVLKGSITGLIGPNGAGKTTLFNLLSNFIRPDKGRVIFDGEQIQQLQPYQIAQQGLVRTFQVARTLSRLSVLENMLLAAQKQTGESFWQVQLQPHIVAKEEKQLQERAMFLLESVGLAQKAQDYAGCLSGGQRKLLEMGRALMTNPKLILLDEPAAGVNPRLIDDICDRIVTWNRQEGLTFLIIEHNMDVIMSLCDRVWVLAEGKNLADGTPKEIQTNSQVLEAYLGK from the coding sequence TTGGTAAATAACCAATCACCGCCACTTCCTCTGTTAGCCGCCTCTGGACTTTGCAAAAGCTTTGGCGGGATCAAAGCAGTCAATGAGGCGAAAATCGAAGTTCTTAAAGGTAGCATCACGGGGTTGATTGGCCCCAATGGTGCTGGTAAAACTACTTTATTTAACTTACTCTCGAACTTTATCCGTCCAGATAAGGGGCGAGTGATTTTTGATGGCGAACAAATTCAGCAGTTGCAACCATATCAAATTGCCCAACAGGGACTAGTCCGCACTTTTCAGGTAGCGCGGACTCTCTCGCGGTTGTCGGTGTTGGAAAATATGTTATTGGCGGCGCAAAAGCAAACAGGCGAAAGTTTTTGGCAAGTGCAACTACAACCCCATATAGTTGCTAAAGAAGAAAAGCAATTGCAAGAACGAGCAATGTTTTTGTTAGAGTCTGTGGGGCTGGCACAGAAAGCTCAAGATTATGCTGGATGTTTGTCTGGTGGACAACGCAAGCTGCTAGAAATGGGTAGGGCGTTGATGACTAACCCTAAGTTAATTTTGCTGGATGAACCAGCCGCCGGGGTGAATCCGAGGTTAATTGATGATATATGCGATCGCATTGTCACCTGGAACCGCCAAGAGGGTCTGACATTTTTAATTATTGAACACAATATGGATGTGATTATGTCCTTGTGCGATCGGGTTTGGGTACTGGCTGAAGGCAAGAATTTAGCTGATGGTACTCCCAAGGAAATTCAAACTAATTCCCAAGTTTTAGAAGCCTATTTAGGAAAATAA
- a CDS encoding glutamyl-tRNA reductase, translated as MNIAVVGLSHKTAPVEIREKLSIPEPQTESAIAHLTSYPHIDEVAILSTCNRLEIYIVATETDQGIREVTQFLSEHSKFPISSLRQHLFVLLHEDAVMHIMRVAAGLDSLVLGEGQILAQVKNTHKLGQQYSGIKTILNRLFKQAITAGKRVRTETSIGTGAVSISSAAVELAQIKAANLSACRVAILGAGKMSRLLVQHLISKGAGQISIVNRSRDRAQELAKQFSDQPIRTHLLAEMMTVIAESDLVFTSTSATEPILDRTKLEIVLEPGRPLMLFDISVPRNVHSDVNELANVQAFNVDDLKAVVAQNYESRRKMAQEAEKLLEEEIEAFDIWWRSLETVTTISCLRNKIETIREQELEKALSRLGSEFGDKHQEVIEALTRGIVNKILHDPMVQLRAQQDVEARRRCMQTLQMLFNLDIEEQFS; from the coding sequence ATGAATATTGCAGTGGTGGGATTAAGCCATAAAACAGCCCCAGTCGAAATTCGGGAAAAGCTGAGTATTCCAGAACCACAAACTGAAAGTGCGATCGCTCATTTAACTAGTTACCCCCATATTGACGAAGTAGCTATACTCAGCACTTGCAACCGTCTGGAAATTTACATTGTTGCTACCGAAACTGACCAAGGTATCCGCGAAGTTACTCAGTTTCTTTCAGAACACAGCAAGTTCCCTATATCTTCTTTAAGACAACACCTGTTTGTGTTGCTGCATGAAGATGCTGTAATGCACATTATGCGGGTAGCCGCAGGATTAGATAGCTTAGTCCTCGGAGAAGGTCAGATTCTGGCTCAGGTGAAAAATACTCACAAACTGGGGCAGCAATACAGTGGTATAAAAACAATTTTGAATCGATTATTTAAACAAGCAATTACAGCGGGTAAGCGAGTACGTACTGAAACAAGTATTGGCACTGGTGCTGTTTCTATTAGTTCCGCCGCTGTGGAGTTGGCACAAATCAAAGCTGCTAATTTATCTGCTTGTCGTGTGGCAATTCTCGGTGCTGGCAAAATGTCGCGGTTGTTGGTGCAACATTTAATTTCTAAAGGTGCGGGACAAATTAGTATTGTGAACCGTTCCCGCGATCGCGCCCAGGAATTAGCCAAGCAGTTTTCTGACCAACCAATCCGCACTCATTTGTTGGCAGAAATGATGACTGTAATTGCCGAAAGTGATTTAGTGTTTACTAGTACATCGGCGACAGAGCCAATACTTGACCGCACTAAGTTAGAAATAGTTTTAGAACCTGGCCGTCCCCTAATGTTATTTGATATCTCTGTGCCGCGTAACGTTCACTCAGATGTCAATGAACTGGCGAATGTCCAGGCGTTTAATGTCGATGATTTAAAAGCAGTGGTGGCACAAAACTATGAAAGCCGCCGCAAAATGGCTCAAGAAGCCGAAAAACTTTTAGAAGAAGAAATTGAAGCTTTTGATATTTGGTGGCGCAGTTTAGAAACTGTAACTACTATCAGTTGTCTGCGAAATAAAATCGAAACCATCCGCGAACAAGAATTGGAAAAAGCTTTGTCGCGTTTGGGTTCTGAATTTGGAGACAAACATCAAGAAGTGATCGAAGCTTTAACAAGAGGAATCGTTAACAAAATTTTACACGATCCGATGGTGCAATTACGAGCGCAACAGGATGTCGAGGCGAGACGACGTTGTATGCAAACGCTACAAATGTTGTTTAACCTAGATATTGAAGAGCAGTTTAGTTAG